One Streptomyces sp. ML-6 genomic region harbors:
- a CDS encoding FAD-dependent oxidoreductase, producing the protein MNENPTVQGTADNRARRRTCEELARELLLVGPDDKDLKLRYLDVLIKEGIPETDEPKDVLIVGAGIAGLVAGKLLKDAGHNVTVLEANANRVGGRIKTFRSTDDGQDGPFFDPAQYGEAGAMRLPSFHPLTLALVDSLGLKRQLFYNVDVDPDSGNQNPPVPPVVYESFEDGKVWKYGEDSPDFREPVKRFNSWIRTNRTQARRREYAADPSSINEGFHLTGDEARITTAEMVNQALEPVRDYYSYIDNGKRVRKPFAEWLDGWARVIRDFDGYSMGRFLREYAGFSDEAIEAIGTIENMTSRLHLSFFHSFLGRSDINPDATYWEIEGGSWKLPHALAEELQDELEMGERMIRMEYWDPRRDGAAGQDVGPNGPQVAVHTVPEDEPEAEPTVWKGDFAIVTVPFSALRFVQVAPPYSYKKRRAIIETHYDQATKVLLEFSRRWWEFTEADWKEELDSIEPGLYEYYQRAGEEDAEAAVAAAHNGHRPPPNLPRVLLGAHRSVDSSRISQEQLELFEHTPLRRASVRPATDCFGGGSTTDNPNRFMYYPSHPVRDSGGGGVVLAAYSWSDDAARWDSMDDAERYVYGLRNLQSVHGRRIEVFYTGYGQTQSWLRDPYAFGEAAVYTPHQMTSFHLDAVKPEGPVHFAGEHVSLKHAWIEGAVETAVRAAIAVHEAPPPPPRAEPETYPEARTGSARRTEVLSR; encoded by the coding sequence ATGAATGAGAACCCCACCGTCCAGGGCACGGCCGACAACCGCGCCCGCCGGCGGACCTGCGAGGAGCTGGCCCGCGAGCTGCTGCTGGTCGGTCCGGACGACAAGGACCTGAAGCTGCGCTACCTCGACGTCCTGATCAAGGAGGGCATCCCGGAGACCGACGAGCCCAAGGACGTGCTGATCGTCGGCGCCGGGATCGCCGGCCTGGTCGCCGGGAAGCTGCTCAAGGACGCCGGACACAACGTCACCGTCCTGGAAGCCAACGCCAACCGGGTCGGCGGCCGGATCAAGACCTTCCGCTCCACCGATGACGGGCAGGACGGCCCGTTCTTCGATCCGGCGCAGTACGGGGAGGCCGGGGCGATGCGGCTGCCCAGTTTCCACCCGCTCACCCTGGCCCTGGTCGACAGCCTCGGCCTGAAACGGCAGCTGTTCTACAACGTCGACGTCGATCCCGACAGCGGAAACCAGAACCCGCCCGTCCCGCCGGTGGTCTACGAGTCCTTCGAGGACGGCAAGGTCTGGAAGTACGGCGAGGACAGCCCGGACTTCCGCGAACCGGTCAAGCGCTTCAACAGCTGGATCCGCACCAACCGGACCCAGGCCCGCCGCCGCGAGTACGCCGCCGACCCCAGCAGCATCAACGAGGGCTTCCACCTCACCGGCGACGAGGCCCGGATCACCACCGCCGAGATGGTCAACCAGGCGCTGGAGCCGGTCCGCGACTACTACTCGTACATCGACAACGGCAAGCGGGTGCGCAAGCCGTTCGCCGAGTGGCTGGACGGCTGGGCCCGGGTGATCCGCGACTTCGACGGCTACTCGATGGGCCGTTTCCTGCGCGAGTACGCGGGCTTCAGCGACGAGGCCATCGAGGCGATCGGCACGATCGAGAACATGACCTCGCGGCTGCACCTGTCCTTCTTCCACTCCTTCCTGGGCCGCAGCGACATCAACCCGGACGCCACCTACTGGGAGATCGAGGGCGGCAGCTGGAAGCTGCCCCACGCCCTCGCCGAGGAGCTCCAGGACGAACTCGAAATGGGCGAGCGGATGATCCGGATGGAGTACTGGGATCCGCGCCGCGACGGCGCGGCAGGCCAGGACGTCGGGCCGAACGGCCCGCAGGTCGCCGTCCACACCGTGCCCGAGGACGAACCGGAGGCCGAACCCACGGTCTGGAAGGGCGACTTCGCGATCGTCACCGTCCCGTTCTCCGCGCTGCGGTTCGTCCAGGTCGCGCCCCCGTACTCGTACAAGAAGCGCCGGGCGATCATCGAGACGCACTACGACCAGGCCACCAAGGTGCTGCTGGAGTTCTCCCGCCGGTGGTGGGAGTTCACCGAAGCGGACTGGAAGGAGGAGCTCGACTCCATCGAACCCGGCCTGTACGAGTACTACCAACGGGCCGGTGAGGAGGACGCCGAGGCGGCCGTGGCAGCCGCCCACAACGGGCACCGGCCGCCGCCCAATCTGCCGAGGGTGCTGCTCGGCGCCCACCGGAGCGTGGACTCCAGCCGGATCAGCCAGGAACAGCTGGAACTCTTCGAGCACACCCCGCTGCGCCGGGCGAGCGTGCGCCCCGCCACCGACTGCTTCGGCGGCGGTTCGACCACCGACAACCCGAACCGCTTCATGTACTACCCCTCGCACCCGGTGCGCGACAGCGGCGGCGGTGGCGTGGTGCTGGCCGCCTACAGCTGGTCGGACGACGCGGCGCGCTGGGACTCGATGGACGACGCCGAGCGGTACGTGTACGGGCTGCGCAACCTCCAATCGGTGCACGGCCGACGGATCGAGGTGTTCTACACCGGCTACGGACAGACCCAGAGCTGGCTGCGCGACCCGTACGCCTTCGGCGAGGCGGCGGTGTACACCCCGCACCAGATGACCAGCTTCCACCTCGACGCGGTCAAGCCGGAGGGCCCGGTGCACTTCGCCGGCGAGCACGTCTCGCTGAAGCACGCCTGGATCGAGGGCGCGGTGGAGACCGCCGTCCGCGCGGCGATCGCCGTGCACGAGGCACCCCCGCCACCACCCCGGGCCGAACCGGAGACCTATCCCGAGGCGCGTACCGGAAGCGCACGCAGAACGGAGGTACTGAGCCGATGA
- a CDS encoding thiamine pyrophosphate-binding protein produces the protein MSSNDEWTVGRYLATRLEQLGIRHLFGVPGDHLGPFLTIMHATTQVRWVGTPTEIGGGYAADAYARMRAADADLAKGEQGVAAVAVTYGVGSFSLLNPIGGAYVEYVPVIAINAAPSYEQWLNYQAVGLLTSHMSQRRESNLEVYRQVTVDAQVISNPGLAPSQIDSAIIAGLTERRPVYLEVMDDLWSAPCAAPQGELRRQERPFTQKNKDMLAKAVEASVQLVKRLGTPVLWAGEEIERNRLEQELVSLVELTGIPFFTTVGAKSVVSENTPGFSGVYNGKASLEEVRKAFKAAGCRIGLGTWSTSKNLGGEKSIGDDWIVAAHEGVSVGAQYFPDVQLARFVPALRDALGTAFGKRAFDTDLYALAHAEDRQVPESTDAFLASLSSTDHAEELTYDGFFQRMNAFLLSQAKGDGPEATSPFTVVSDAAFALLGSMNLRMVERASFVAQNSWLAIGYSVGAATGVALARRQPLKRPLVFVGDGSFQEICQELSTHVRHHLRPVVFVLDNEGFYGIEQMLISPCYYKEKPSDGADFYNVLHPWQYEKLAEVFGSEKDRMHGRELTTHTELDALLHDVADPDNDINDAPILVRVRLSRHDYPRALQYKIDEKCT, from the coding sequence ATGAGCAGCAACGACGAATGGACAGTGGGCCGTTACCTGGCCACCAGACTGGAGCAGTTGGGCATCCGGCACCTGTTCGGGGTGCCGGGCGACCACCTCGGCCCCTTCCTGACGATCATGCACGCCACCACCCAGGTGCGCTGGGTCGGCACCCCGACCGAGATCGGCGGCGGCTACGCCGCCGACGCCTACGCCCGGATGCGGGCCGCCGACGCCGACCTCGCCAAGGGCGAGCAGGGCGTCGCCGCCGTCGCGGTCACCTACGGTGTGGGCTCGTTCAGCCTGCTCAACCCGATCGGTGGCGCGTACGTCGAGTACGTGCCGGTGATCGCGATCAATGCGGCGCCGTCGTACGAGCAGTGGCTCAACTACCAGGCGGTCGGGCTGCTCACCTCGCACATGAGCCAGCGCCGGGAGAGTAACCTGGAGGTCTACCGGCAGGTCACGGTGGACGCGCAGGTGATCTCCAACCCCGGACTCGCGCCCTCGCAGATCGACAGCGCGATCATCGCCGGCCTGACCGAGCGCAGGCCGGTCTACCTGGAGGTGATGGACGACCTCTGGAGCGCCCCGTGCGCCGCGCCGCAGGGCGAACTCCGGCGTCAGGAACGGCCGTTCACCCAGAAGAACAAGGACATGCTCGCCAAGGCGGTGGAGGCCTCGGTGCAGCTGGTCAAAAGGCTCGGCACACCGGTGCTGTGGGCGGGCGAGGAGATCGAGCGCAACCGGCTGGAGCAGGAGCTGGTCTCGCTGGTGGAACTGACCGGCATCCCGTTCTTCACCACCGTCGGAGCGAAGTCCGTGGTCTCCGAGAACACCCCGGGCTTCAGCGGCGTCTACAACGGCAAGGCGAGCCTGGAGGAGGTACGCAAGGCATTCAAGGCCGCCGGGTGCCGGATCGGCCTGGGCACCTGGTCGACGTCGAAGAACCTCGGCGGCGAGAAGTCGATCGGCGACGACTGGATCGTGGCCGCCCACGAAGGCGTCAGCGTCGGCGCGCAGTATTTCCCGGACGTCCAGCTGGCACGGTTCGTCCCGGCGCTGCGGGACGCGCTGGGCACCGCCTTCGGCAAGCGGGCGTTCGATACCGACCTCTACGCGCTGGCACACGCCGAGGACCGGCAGGTCCCGGAGAGCACGGACGCCTTCCTGGCCAGTCTGAGCAGCACGGACCACGCCGAGGAGCTCACGTACGACGGGTTCTTCCAGCGCATGAACGCCTTTCTGCTGAGCCAGGCGAAGGGCGACGGCCCGGAGGCCACCTCGCCGTTCACGGTGGTCTCGGACGCGGCGTTCGCACTGCTGGGCTCGATGAACCTGCGGATGGTGGAGCGGGCGAGCTTCGTCGCGCAGAACAGCTGGCTGGCCATCGGCTACTCGGTCGGCGCGGCCACCGGCGTGGCGCTGGCCCGCCGGCAACCGCTCAAGCGGCCGCTGGTGTTCGTCGGGGACGGCTCGTTCCAGGAGATCTGCCAGGAGCTGTCCACGCACGTGCGTCACCACCTGCGGCCGGTGGTCTTCGTCCTGGACAACGAGGGCTTCTACGGCATCGAGCAGATGCTGATCAGCCCCTGCTACTACAAGGAGAAGCCGTCCGACGGGGCCGACTTCTACAATGTGCTGCACCCGTGGCAGTACGAGAAGCTGGCGGAGGTCTTCGGCTCGGAGAAGGACCGGATGCACGGGCGGGAACTCACCACCCACACCGAACTGGATGCACTGCTGCACGACGTCGCCGACCCGGACAATGACATCAACGACGCCCCGATCCTGGTCCGGGTCCGGCTCAGTCGGCACGACTACCCGCGAGCACTCCAGTACAAGATCGACGAGAAGTGCACATAG
- a CDS encoding urease accessory protein UreD → MDQDAGGARVGLLATQALLLSGDDVRIEVNVAPGAWLDVVETTGTVAYEGEAPSSWTIDASVGDGAVLTWAGKPFVVSDEIATHRGTRIRLHGTGKVLIQEKVVLGRAGQMGGDLTMALDASDDTGPVQVEYLDLGQQARQMPGVFGDLRSMDTVTALGWTPEPIGEPEAGTTGPGETYFLLDQSGAALRWMGIGRFRDQLCDLTFAAWREEAMRDYRHRRAVRPSTAPDGSPFSPAGGASPQGRCKVLSTT, encoded by the coding sequence ATGGACCAGGACGCCGGCGGAGCCAGGGTGGGTCTGCTCGCCACCCAGGCGCTGCTGCTGTCCGGCGACGACGTCCGTATCGAGGTGAACGTGGCTCCTGGCGCCTGGCTCGACGTCGTGGAGACGACCGGCACCGTCGCCTATGAGGGCGAGGCACCGTCGTCGTGGACGATTGACGCCTCCGTGGGCGACGGCGCCGTCCTGACCTGGGCGGGCAAGCCGTTCGTGGTCTCGGACGAGATCGCCACCCACCGCGGCACCCGGATCCGGCTGCACGGCACCGGAAAAGTACTGATACAGGAGAAGGTCGTGCTGGGGCGCGCCGGACAAATGGGCGGAGACCTGACCATGGCTCTGGACGCGAGTGACGACACCGGGCCGGTGCAGGTGGAGTACCTCGATCTGGGACAGCAGGCCCGTCAGATGCCGGGCGTCTTCGGGGACCTGCGCTCCATGGACACGGTCACCGCCCTGGGATGGACACCTGAACCGATCGGTGAACCGGAAGCCGGCACCACCGGGCCCGGGGAGACCTACTTTCTCCTGGACCAGTCCGGGGCCGCACTGCGCTGGATGGGGATCGGCCGGTTCCGCGACCAGCTGTGCGACCTCACCTTCGCCGCCTGGCGCGAGGAAGCCATGCGTGACTACCGGCACCGACGTGCCGTACGGCCTTCGACGGCCCCGGACGGCAGCCCGTTCTCTCCTGCAGGCGGGGCGAGCCCCCAGGGGCGTTGCAAAGTCCTGTCGACCACGTGA
- the ureG gene encoding urease accessory protein UreG: MRLGVAGPVGTGKSSLIATLCQALSGELRLGVITNDIYTDEDARFLKSAGVLDPERIRPVETGACPHTAIRDDVTANLLAAEDMESDFGPLDLVIIESGGDNLTATFSPALVDAQLFVLDVAGGGDVVRKGGPGIARADLLVINKTDLGQYVGVDVERMTREGREARRGSPVVALSRHDATSIRMLTGWVRDTLAHYRTGEHTPVDPGPMAPHFHADGTTHTHSHAPANAGQDA, translated from the coding sequence ATGCGCCTGGGCGTTGCCGGTCCCGTCGGCACCGGCAAGAGCTCGCTGATCGCCACGCTGTGCCAGGCGCTCTCCGGCGAACTGCGCCTGGGTGTCATCACGAATGACATCTACACCGACGAGGACGCACGCTTCCTCAAGAGCGCCGGGGTGCTGGACCCCGAACGGATCCGCCCGGTCGAGACCGGCGCGTGCCCGCACACCGCGATCCGGGACGATGTGACCGCCAACCTGCTGGCGGCCGAGGACATGGAGTCCGACTTCGGCCCCCTGGACCTGGTCATCATCGAATCCGGCGGCGACAACCTCACCGCGACCTTCTCCCCGGCCCTGGTGGACGCCCAGCTGTTCGTTCTGGACGTCGCCGGCGGCGGTGACGTCGTCCGCAAGGGCGGCCCCGGCATCGCCCGCGCCGACCTGCTCGTGATCAACAAGACCGACCTGGGCCAGTACGTGGGCGTGGACGTCGAGCGCATGACCCGGGAGGGCCGCGAAGCCCGCCGGGGCTCCCCGGTGGTCGCGCTGTCCCGGCACGACGCGACGTCCATCCGGATGCTGACCGGCTGGGTCCGCGACACCCTCGCCCACTACCGAACCGGCGAGCACACCCCTGTCGACCCGGGCCCCATGGCCCCGCACTTCCACGCCGACGGCACCACTCACACGCACTCCCACGCACCGGCGAATGCGGGGCAGGACGCGTGA
- a CDS encoding urease accessory UreF family protein: protein MSTSSLLLALLGDARLPSGGHTQSAGLEPALRAGTTPAEVPAYLRSRLRTVTRVEAGTAVVARAVAANDGDLSEVEAAWAARTPSPALRANGRRLGRGYLRILHALWPGPTDARARTWSRPVVLGLLAQRAEMDPVDLARLVGYDDVQTVTAALLKLEPQDPLLITAWVNDLLPDIDEMAAQVAHLHTPEQIPAHGAPLIERWAETHDTTTERLFSA, encoded by the coding sequence GTGAGCACCTCCTCACTCCTGCTCGCCCTGCTGGGCGACGCCCGCCTCCCGTCCGGGGGGCATACGCAGTCCGCCGGTCTGGAGCCGGCGTTGCGGGCCGGCACGACGCCCGCCGAGGTACCTGCGTACCTGCGTTCCCGTCTGCGCACCGTCACCCGGGTGGAAGCGGGAACCGCTGTCGTCGCCCGTGCGGTCGCGGCGAACGACGGTGACCTCTCCGAGGTCGAGGCCGCCTGGGCCGCCCGGACTCCCAGCCCGGCGCTGAGGGCCAACGGGCGGCGTCTGGGGCGCGGATACCTTCGCATCCTGCACGCCCTGTGGCCCGGCCCCACCGACGCCCGCGCACGCACCTGGTCCCGGCCGGTCGTACTGGGGCTGCTCGCCCAGCGCGCCGAAATGGACCCGGTCGACCTGGCCCGCCTGGTCGGGTACGACGACGTCCAGACGGTGACGGCGGCCCTGCTCAAACTCGAACCACAGGACCCGCTGCTCATCACCGCGTGGGTGAACGACCTGCTGCCCGACATCGACGAGATGGCCGCTCAGGTCGCCCACCTGCACACCCCCGAACAGATCCCTGCCCATGGTGCCCCTCTCATCGAGCGCTGGGCCGAGACTCACGACACCACCACAGAAAGACTCTTCAGTGCCTGA
- the ureC gene encoding urease subunit alpha yields the protein MASITRAQYAKSYGPTVGDQVRLGDTNLWIEVTEDLTFGGDEAIFGGGKTIRESMLQGTTTSAQGAPDTVITNVIILDVAPAQERENGNAVVRADIGIRHGEIVAIGKAGNSDVMGGVTDGLEIGPSTDVISGEGKILTAGAVDTHVHYISPSAVREALATGTTTVVGGGVGPSEGSKATTVTPGPQHLVNLHRSFDDLPVNVMLLGKGNTVSKDGLAEQALAGAGGYKIHEDWGATPAALDAALKAGEDWGLQVTLHADSLNESGFVETTLNAIGGRGIHVFHAEGAGGGHAPDIMKVAAEKNVLPASTNPTLPYTVNTVAEHIDMLASAHHLDLSNKNDQAFADSRIRSTTMFAEDVLHDMGAMSITSSDAQAMGRIGEVVTRTWQVAHVMKEWSHKTFKDANFFYRDEHGKGDNARALRYVAKYTINPAITHGIDEYVGSVKVGKLADLVLWDPRFFAVRPEMVIKGGAMVLGNLGDPNGSVSTPQPTLLRPAMAAAIAPHLSYSFVSDKVLNPPEGSDPYSTVKGKGVFKDSLKATLGLRRELKGAKPVKDVEKKHMVFNGKRAGIDIDPSTFKIAVEIPEVSPARGHSLTKHKSLDGYWYLDQSKPPRSLPLTQRYLLF from the coding sequence ATGGCGAGCATCACCCGCGCACAGTACGCGAAGTCCTACGGGCCGACCGTGGGCGACCAGGTCCGCCTGGGCGACACCAATCTCTGGATCGAGGTCACCGAGGACCTGACCTTCGGCGGTGACGAAGCGATCTTCGGCGGCGGCAAGACCATTCGTGAGTCGATGCTGCAGGGCACCACCACCAGCGCGCAGGGCGCCCCCGACACGGTGATCACCAATGTGATCATCCTGGATGTCGCTCCTGCCCAGGAGCGGGAGAACGGCAATGCCGTCGTGCGTGCCGACATCGGCATCCGGCATGGTGAGATCGTCGCGATCGGCAAGGCCGGCAACAGCGACGTCATGGGCGGGGTCACCGACGGGCTGGAGATCGGCCCTTCCACGGACGTGATCTCCGGCGAGGGCAAGATCCTCACCGCCGGCGCCGTCGACACCCATGTGCACTACATCTCCCCCTCGGCTGTCCGGGAGGCCCTGGCGACCGGGACGACCACCGTTGTCGGCGGTGGCGTGGGGCCCTCGGAGGGGTCCAAGGCAACCACGGTGACGCCCGGTCCGCAGCACCTGGTGAACCTCCACCGCAGCTTCGACGACCTGCCCGTCAACGTCATGCTGCTGGGCAAGGGCAACACCGTCAGCAAGGACGGTCTGGCCGAGCAGGCACTCGCGGGGGCAGGCGGTTACAAGATCCACGAGGACTGGGGGGCGACTCCGGCAGCCCTGGATGCCGCGCTGAAGGCCGGGGAGGACTGGGGCCTGCAGGTCACCCTGCACGCCGACTCCCTCAACGAGTCCGGATTCGTCGAGACCACCCTCAACGCCATCGGCGGACGCGGCATTCACGTCTTCCACGCCGAGGGCGCCGGCGGCGGGCACGCCCCCGACATCATGAAGGTGGCCGCCGAGAAGAACGTCCTGCCCGCCTCGACGAACCCGACGCTGCCCTACACGGTGAACACGGTGGCCGAGCACATCGACATGCTGGCCTCCGCCCACCACCTCGATCTCAGCAACAAGAACGACCAGGCGTTCGCCGACTCCCGTATCCGCTCGACGACCATGTTCGCCGAGGACGTGCTGCACGACATGGGGGCGATGTCCATCACCTCGTCCGACGCACAGGCCATGGGCCGTATCGGTGAAGTCGTGACCCGCACCTGGCAGGTCGCGCACGTCATGAAGGAGTGGAGCCACAAGACCTTCAAGGACGCGAACTTCTTCTACCGGGACGAGCACGGCAAGGGCGACAACGCCCGGGCTCTGCGCTACGTGGCCAAGTACACGATCAATCCCGCGATCACCCACGGGATCGACGAGTACGTCGGTTCGGTGAAGGTGGGCAAGCTGGCCGACCTGGTGCTGTGGGATCCGCGGTTCTTCGCCGTGCGCCCTGAGATGGTCATCAAGGGCGGGGCCATGGTGCTGGGCAACCTGGGCGACCCCAACGGTTCGGTGTCGACGCCGCAGCCCACGCTCCTGCGCCCGGCGATGGCCGCCGCGATCGCCCCCCATCTGTCGTACTCGTTCGTCTCGGACAAGGTGCTCAACCCGCCCGAGGGCTCCGACCCGTACAGCACGGTGAAGGGCAAGGGCGTGTTCAAGGACTCCCTGAAGGCCACCCTCGGCCTGCGGCGCGAACTGAAGGGTGCCAAGCCCGTCAAGGACGTCGAGAAGAAGCACATGGTCTTCAACGGCAAGCGGGCCGGGATCGACATCGACCCCAGTACCTTCAAGATCGCGGTGGAGATCCCGGAGGTCAGCCCGGCGCGGGGCCACAGCCTCACCAAGCACAAGAGCCTCGACGGATACTGGTACCTCGACCAGTCGAAACCGCCCCGGAGCCTGCCGCTCACCCAGCGCTACCTGCTGTTCTGA
- a CDS encoding IS110 family transposase, whose protein sequence is MTSMTHDGPQITGGVDTLGPTHHAAVIDPVGRHPADREFPATIRGYRDLLDWMRTHGTLVAAGVEGTGACGAELARVLTAAGVIVVDVDRPDRRTRRMRGKSDPIDAYAAATAVLSGRATGIPRSRDGVVEAVRVLRTARRSAVKARTQAMNQIRGLRVAAPAMLREQVAGLERAALIRTLARLRPGDGLSRPLAATRAALRRLARRHQALDEEIAELDEEISPLVRRAAPALLELFGVGPETAGQLPASAGDNPERMRSEGAFAHLAGVAPIPAPSGRTHRHRLNRGGDRAADNALHTIVLTRMRFDARTRAHVERRTEEGLNKKDIMRCLKRFVAREVHRALTSTPTEPITQTDLTPAA, encoded by the coding sequence ATGACCAGCATGACGCACGACGGCCCGCAGATCACCGGCGGTGTCGACACCCTCGGCCCGACCCACCACGCGGCCGTGATCGACCCGGTCGGCCGGCACCCGGCCGACCGGGAGTTCCCCGCCACCATCCGGGGCTACCGGGACCTGCTGGACTGGATGCGCACGCACGGCACGCTGGTCGCGGCCGGAGTGGAGGGCACCGGCGCCTGCGGAGCCGAACTCGCCCGGGTGCTGACCGCCGCGGGGGTCATTGTCGTCGACGTGGACCGCCCGGACCGCAGGACACGGCGCATGCGGGGCAAGTCCGACCCGATCGACGCCTACGCCGCCGCGACGGCCGTGCTGTCCGGACGCGCCACCGGCATCCCCAGGAGCCGGGACGGCGTGGTCGAGGCGGTGCGGGTGCTGCGGACCGCCCGCCGCAGCGCCGTCAAGGCCCGCACACAGGCGATGAACCAGATCCGTGGCCTGCGCGTGGCGGCCCCCGCGATGCTGCGCGAGCAGGTCGCGGGCCTGGAGCGGGCCGCGCTGATACGGACCCTGGCCCGGCTGCGGCCCGGCGACGGCCTGTCCCGCCCGCTGGCCGCGACGAGGGCGGCGCTGCGGCGGCTCGCCCGACGCCACCAGGCGCTGGACGAGGAGATCGCCGAGCTGGACGAGGAAATCAGCCCGCTGGTCAGGCGGGCCGCCCCCGCGCTGCTGGAGCTGTTCGGCGTCGGCCCCGAGACCGCCGGCCAGCTGCCGGCCTCGGCCGGGGACAACCCGGAACGGATGCGGTCCGAGGGCGCGTTCGCGCACCTGGCCGGTGTCGCGCCGATCCCGGCCCCGTCCGGCCGCACCCACCGCCACCGCCTCAACCGCGGCGGCGACCGGGCCGCGGACAACGCCCTGCACACCATCGTGCTCACCCGCATGCGCTTCGACGCACGCACCCGCGCCCACGTCGAACGCCGCACCGAGGAAGGGCTGAACAAGAAGGACATCATGCGCTGCCTCAAGCGGTTCGTCGCGCGCGAGGTCCACCGAGCTCTGACCAGCACACCAACCGAACCAATCACTCAAACCGACCTGACTCCAGCGGCTTGA
- a CDS encoding urease subunit beta: MPYFQPLVAPPSTTGPAVCPGPGPTNGSGQKPGVLPPSALDPSQVCDFSQYKVGEVWVKDPASEHVLNPRSGKATVYVVNVGDRDIQIGSHFHLADVNEDLLFFTDLDAATAAEAVLTDSRRTRSEQIAAARALAYDRSKTPGRAPWGYRLDVAPGDSMRFSPENAPSDAIEVVPIGGERRVPGLRKDKQAGYAELD; the protein is encoded by the coding sequence ATGCCCTACTTCCAGCCGCTGGTCGCGCCTCCTTCGACGACTGGGCCGGCCGTGTGTCCTGGCCCCGGCCCGACTAATGGTTCCGGCCAGAAACCCGGAGTCCTGCCGCCCTCCGCCCTGGACCCGAGCCAGGTATGCGACTTCTCCCAGTACAAGGTGGGGGAAGTGTGGGTCAAGGACCCGGCTTCGGAGCATGTACTCAACCCTCGAAGCGGCAAGGCCACCGTCTATGTGGTCAACGTCGGGGACCGCGACATCCAGATCGGTTCGCACTTCCACCTGGCCGACGTCAACGAGGACCTGTTGTTCTTCACTGACCTGGACGCCGCCACAGCGGCAGAGGCTGTTCTTACCGACTCTCGGCGGACGAGGTCCGAGCAGATCGCCGCGGCCCGCGCGTTGGCGTACGACCGGTCCAAGACACCGGGCCGGGCCCCCTGGGGATACCGCCTCGATGTCGCTCCGGGGGACTCGATGCGGTTCAGCCCCGAGAACGCGCCCAGCGACGCGATCGAAGTCGTGCCGATCGGCGGTGAGCGGCGTGTTCCCGGCCTGCGCAAGGACAAGCAGGCCGGCTACGCCGAGCTCGACTGA
- a CDS encoding urease subunit gamma, with translation MHLIPSEQEKLLLSVAGMLASYRKERGIKLNYPEAVAYISCWVIEEARAGTYTVDQMMSDAGVPLDARKGDTQGEGESVLTTADVMDGVAEMLDVLQIEATFPDGRKLVTLHDPIRAPKATPKPAPIR, from the coding sequence ATGCACTTGATTCCCTCGGAGCAGGAGAAGCTGCTGCTGAGTGTGGCCGGGATGCTGGCCAGTTATCGCAAGGAGCGCGGTATCAAGCTGAACTACCCCGAGGCGGTGGCCTACATCAGTTGCTGGGTCATTGAGGAGGCGCGGGCGGGCACCTACACCGTCGATCAGATGATGAGCGATGCCGGCGTCCCTCTGGACGCGCGGAAGGGCGACACCCAGGGCGAGGGCGAGAGCGTCCTCACGACGGCCGATGTCATGGACGGGGTGGCCGAGATGCTCGACGTCCTCCAGATCGAGGCGACCTTCCCCGACGGGCGCAAGCTCGTCACTCTCCATGACCCGATCCGTGCCCCGAAGGCCACGCCGAAGCCCGCCCCGATCCGCTGA
- a CDS encoding transposase, translating into MGSKKKPPYDAEFREGAVRIVVETGRPAGDVAEELGINPGTLHSWVSRWRRNGTTSSDRPVRPAAASGSGGGGRVREAERAELERLRREIGEKNKRIRELEMERDVFERCMALWVK; encoded by the coding sequence ATGGGGTCCAAGAAGAAGCCGCCGTACGACGCCGAGTTCCGTGAGGGCGCGGTGCGGATCGTGGTCGAGACCGGGAGGCCGGCCGGGGACGTGGCCGAGGAGCTCGGCATCAACCCGGGCACGCTGCACAGCTGGGTGTCGCGGTGGCGCCGTAACGGGACGACATCCTCGGACCGGCCCGTACGACCGGCAGCCGCCAGTGGTAGTGGAGGCGGTGGTCGGGTGCGGGAGGCCGAGCGGGCCGAGCTGGAGCGGCTGCGCCGGGAGATCGGGGAGAAGAACAAGCGGATCCGGGAACTGGAGATGGAGCGTGATGTCTTCGAGCGATGCATGGCCCTCTGGGTGAAGTGA
- a CDS encoding IS3 family transposase, with protein MTENAPEAVAAFIGSQRAEHGVPHRVSCRVVGVSEAWFHKWRRRPDEPTKREVRRARLEERIIHFFTESGGTCGSPRITLDLWAENWKVSVNTVAEIMAELGLQGRKPPRRRTDPAGQAEGRP; from the coding sequence GTGACCGAGAACGCTCCGGAGGCGGTGGCCGCCTTCATCGGTAGCCAGAGGGCCGAGCATGGCGTCCCGCACCGGGTGTCCTGCCGGGTGGTCGGGGTGAGCGAGGCGTGGTTCCACAAGTGGCGTCGGCGTCCCGACGAGCCGACGAAACGCGAGGTCAGGAGGGCGAGGCTGGAGGAGCGGATCATCCACTTCTTCACCGAGTCCGGCGGCACCTGCGGCTCGCCGAGGATCACCTTGGACCTGTGGGCGGAGAACTGGAAGGTGTCGGTGAACACCGTCGCCGAGATCATGGCCGAGCTCGGTCTGCAGGGCCGCAAGCCGCCCAGGCGGCGGACTGACCCGGCAGGGCAAGCGGAAGGCCGCCCCTGA